A genomic stretch from Helianthus annuus cultivar XRQ/B chromosome 1, HanXRQr2.0-SUNRISE, whole genome shotgun sequence includes:
- the LOC118482111 gene encoding uncharacterized protein LOC118482111 isoform X2: MIDGSGSSGFGLAQPAQVQSTAVNVGSRLSYGSDVGSVKDSQKDISAQQVGFNSVMFQLDLFWFVFGSTRFMLRSVLVWVLFGRQSHTSERSGLTGQCWSTLSQRPVNNSQTSQLGSTSQPRFDYGSTRFGYGSRLVRMGQLVSVRVSGQHVNWSNFSQRQSTVGSKAVNSGPGIL; this comes from the exons ATGATAGATGGTTCAGGTAGCTCGGGGTTTGGTTTGGCTCAACCGGCTCAGGTTCAGTCAACTGCTGTCAACGTCGGGTCTCGGTTAAGCTACGGGTCAGACGTGGGTTCGGTCAAGGACAGTCAAAAAGATATCTCGGCTCAGCAGGTTGGGTTTAATTCAGTTATGTTTCAACTCGACTTGTTTTGGTTCGTGTTTGGTTCTACGCGGTTCATGCTCAGATCCGTTTTGGTTTGGGTACTATTCGGTCGACAAAGTCACACCAGTGAACGCAGCGGGTTGACTGGTCAATGCTGGTCAACGCTCAGTCAACGCCCGGTCAACAACAGTCAAActagtcaactcgggtcaacaagTCAGCCCCGATTCGATTACGGTTCAACTCGTTTCGGTTATGGTTCAAGACTGGTTCGAATGGGTCAACTGGTTTCGGTTCGGGTTTCGGGTCAACACGTCAACTGGTCAAACTTTAGTCAACGACAGTCAACTGTCGGGTCAAAGGCGGTCAACTCaggacccg gaatactatag
- the LOC118482111 gene encoding uncharacterized protein LOC118482111 isoform X1, protein MIDGSGSSGFGLAQPAQVQSTAVNVGSRLSYGSDVGSVKDSQKDISAQQVGFNSVMFQLDLFWFVFGSTRFMLRSVLVWVLFGRQSHTSERSGLTGQCWSTLSQRPVNNSQTSQLGSTSQPRFDYGSTRFGYGSRLVRMGQLVSVRVSGQHVNWSNFSQRQSTVGSKAVNSGPDAR, encoded by the exons ATGATAGATGGTTCAGGTAGCTCGGGGTTTGGTTTGGCTCAACCGGCTCAGGTTCAGTCAACTGCTGTCAACGTCGGGTCTCGGTTAAGCTACGGGTCAGACGTGGGTTCGGTCAAGGACAGTCAAAAAGATATCTCGGCTCAGCAGGTTGGGTTTAATTCAGTTATGTTTCAACTCGACTTGTTTTGGTTCGTGTTTGGTTCTACGCGGTTCATGCTCAGATCCGTTTTGGTTTGGGTACTATTCGGTCGACAAAGTCACACCAGTGAACGCAGCGGGTTGACTGGTCAATGCTGGTCAACGCTCAGTCAACGCCCGGTCAACAACAGTCAAActagtcaactcgggtcaacaagTCAGCCCCGATTCGATTACGGTTCAACTCGTTTCGGTTATGGTTCAAGACTGGTTCGAATGGGTCAACTGGTTTCGGTTCGGGTTTCGGGTCAACACGTCAACTGGTCAAACTTTAGTCAACGACAGTCAACTGTCGGGTCAAAGGCGGTCAACTCaggacccg atgcacgctag